Proteins from a single region of Zavarzinella sp.:
- the clpB gene encoding ATP-dependent chaperone ClpB produces the protein MSNEFTEKAMEVLQESQKAALRLNHTSIEVEHLLKAIVEQTGGLGPALLQKAGISPNTLLTALEDHLQRMPRVTNSQNNPTPSGRFNRVVANAEQEAKKLSDEYVSVEHLILGMLGDSGKAGELLKTVGLNRERLLSLLKEVRGNQRVTTQNPEETYQSLEKYGRDLTQAARNGKLDPVIGRDEEIRRVIQVLSRRTKNNPVLIGEPGVGKTAIAEGLAQRIVRGDVPDGLKDKVVVSLDMGALIAGAKYRGEFEERLKAVLKEVTESNGRILLFIDELHTVVGAGKADGAMDAGNLLKPLLARGELHCIGATTLDEYRQYIEKDAALERRFQPVHVDQPSVEDTISILRGLKERYELHHGVRIKDAALVSAAILSNRYITDRFLPDKAIDLIDESAAKLRTEMDSLPTELDEASRRVMQLEIEREALRKETDVNSKERLSKLEQELANEKAKADALTARWQNEKKAVERVRECQEQIEQVRVQIETAERNYDLNKAAELKYGKLPELERTLQTLVASTTGNEGPRLLKEEVDEDDIAAVVSRWTGIPVSKLLEGEREKLLHLEDELHRRVIGQNEAVRAVAEAVIRARSGLKDMQRPIGSFMFLGPTGVGKTELARTLAQFLFDDDRAMIRIDMSEYQEKHNVSRLVGAPPGYVGYEEGGQLTEAVRRRPYSVVLLDEIEKAHVDVFNVLLQVLDDGRLTDGQGRLVDFKNTIIIMTSNIGSQRILQYTGSQIGEIYDRMKDAVEEELRHHFRPEFLNRVDDIIVFHALSEENLAQIVDIQLGILEKRLSERNIRLVLAPEAREHLVKLGYDPAYGARPLKRVIQREIETALGKLILQGVVNDGDTVDVGYSQGQERLSFQARPKS, from the coding sequence ATGAGTAATGAATTTACAGAAAAGGCAATGGAGGTACTGCAGGAATCACAGAAGGCGGCTCTGCGCCTGAACCATACTTCCATAGAAGTGGAGCATTTACTGAAGGCGATTGTGGAGCAAACCGGTGGACTGGGGCCAGCCCTGCTGCAAAAAGCAGGCATCAGCCCAAATACCTTGCTCACCGCGCTGGAAGATCATCTGCAGCGGATGCCCAGGGTAACCAATTCCCAGAACAACCCCACGCCCAGTGGGCGGTTCAACAGGGTAGTGGCCAATGCGGAACAGGAAGCGAAAAAACTATCCGATGAATACGTATCGGTAGAGCACCTGATTCTCGGCATGCTGGGAGATTCCGGCAAAGCAGGTGAATTGCTGAAAACAGTGGGGCTGAATCGCGAACGATTGTTAAGTCTGCTGAAGGAAGTGCGCGGTAACCAGCGAGTCACCACGCAGAATCCGGAAGAAACTTATCAGTCACTGGAAAAGTATGGGCGCGATCTGACCCAGGCTGCCCGCAATGGCAAGCTCGATCCGGTAATCGGACGAGATGAAGAGATTCGACGAGTGATTCAGGTGCTCAGCCGCCGCACCAAGAATAATCCTGTGCTGATCGGCGAGCCAGGTGTGGGCAAAACTGCGATTGCGGAAGGCCTTGCCCAACGAATTGTTCGTGGGGATGTACCAGACGGCTTGAAAGACAAAGTGGTGGTATCCCTGGACATGGGGGCACTGATTGCCGGGGCGAAATATCGTGGGGAATTCGAAGAACGCCTGAAAGCGGTGCTGAAAGAGGTTACCGAATCGAATGGGCGTATTCTGCTCTTCATCGATGAACTGCACACCGTTGTTGGTGCTGGCAAGGCGGATGGTGCCATGGATGCAGGTAACTTGTTGAAGCCATTGCTGGCTCGAGGTGAGTTGCACTGTATTGGCGCTACAACGCTGGATGAGTATCGACAATACATCGAAAAAGATGCCGCACTGGAACGACGGTTTCAGCCAGTGCATGTCGACCAGCCATCAGTGGAAGACACCATCAGTATTCTGCGTGGCTTGAAAGAACGCTATGAACTGCACCACGGTGTGCGGATCAAGGATGCTGCTCTGGTTTCGGCGGCAATCCTGTCGAATCGCTACATCACGGATCGTTTTCTGCCTGATAAAGCAATCGACCTGATTGATGAATCGGCCGCGAAACTGCGAACGGAAATGGATTCCTTGCCCACGGAACTGGATGAGGCATCCCGTCGGGTGATGCAGTTGGAAATTGAACGCGAAGCACTGCGGAAAGAAACCGATGTCAATTCCAAAGAACGTTTGAGCAAACTGGAACAGGAATTGGCGAACGAAAAGGCGAAAGCAGATGCGTTGACTGCACGCTGGCAGAACGAAAAGAAAGCTGTGGAACGGGTGCGTGAATGCCAGGAACAGATTGAACAGGTGCGGGTGCAGATTGAAACCGCAGAACGAAACTACGATCTGAATAAGGCTGCCGAGTTGAAATATGGCAAGTTGCCGGAATTAGAGCGAACGCTGCAAACGCTGGTTGCCAGCACCACAGGAAATGAAGGCCCCCGCCTGCTGAAAGAAGAAGTGGATGAAGACGATATTGCTGCGGTGGTCAGTCGCTGGACTGGTATTCCGGTTTCCAAACTGCTGGAAGGGGAACGGGAAAAATTGCTGCACCTGGAAGATGAATTACATCGACGTGTGATTGGCCAGAATGAAGCGGTGCGTGCAGTGGCAGAAGCGGTGATCCGTGCCCGAAGTGGTTTGAAGGATATGCAGCGACCAATCGGCAGCTTCATGTTTCTCGGGCCGACAGGTGTCGGGAAAACAGAACTGGCCCGCACGTTGGCCCAGTTTCTGTTTGATGATGACCGTGCGATGATTCGCATTGATATGAGTGAGTATCAGGAAAAGCATAATGTCAGTCGGCTGGTGGGTGCCCCACCTGGATATGTGGGTTACGAAGAAGGTGGGCAGTTAACAGAAGCCGTACGACGCCGACCATACAGCGTGGTGCTGCTGGATGAAATTGAAAAAGCCCACGTGGATGTGTTTAATGTGTTACTGCAAGTGCTGGATGATGGCAGATTGACTGATGGACAAGGCAGACTGGTGGATTTCAAAAATACCATCATCATTATGACTTCGAACATCGGCAGCCAGCGAATATTGCAGTATACCGGCAGCCAGATTGGCGAAATCTACGATCGGATGAAGGACGCTGTGGAAGAAGAACTGCGGCACCACTTCCGGCCAGAGTTTCTCAACCGCGTGGATGATATTATTGTCTTCCATGCACTATCAGAAGAAAATCTGGCACAGATTGTAGATATCCAGTTAGGGATTCTGGAGAAACGGCTGTCTGAACGAAACATCCGACTGGTGCTGGCACCTGAGGCACGGGAACACCTGGTGAAGCTGGGCTACGATCCTGCGTATGGTGCCCGCCCACTGAAACGAGTGATTCAACGCGAAATTGAAACCGCGTTGGGTAAGCTGATTCTGCAGGGTGTGGTGAATGATGGGGACACTGTGGACGTGGGGTATTCGCAAGGTCAGGAACGACTCAGCTTTCAGGCACGCCCCAAATCTTAA
- a CDS encoding 4'-phosphopantetheinyl transferase superfamily protein has translation MAEHSSSVLLCSIANPQTSFSAQPVHLYLVPLDQPAPIAEANLSDIEQNRAARFKREISRTQFVTTRLAVRYLLGQYLHTPPREVQFHYLESGKPYLPGAPLHFNVSHSGAWAVVAISRYQVGVDIEQIRPFPEASTTVERFFGTVDAARYRTIAEPDQQNAFFEAWTRKEAVLKALGRGIMSLEHCSVSFGPGTTPQVLGIDGEEIPCDLWRLFAWQPHPEYQGAVAWIENPAQR, from the coding sequence ATGGCCGAACATTCTTCTTCGGTTCTGCTCTGCTCTATTGCTAACCCACAGACCAGTTTTTCAGCACAACCCGTGCACCTGTATCTGGTGCCGTTGGATCAGCCAGCACCGATTGCTGAAGCGAACCTGAGCGACATTGAACAAAACCGTGCGGCTCGCTTCAAGCGGGAAATCAGTCGCACGCAGTTTGTGACTACTCGCCTGGCCGTGCGTTATTTGCTGGGACAGTATCTGCATACCCCACCTCGGGAAGTACAATTTCACTATCTCGAAAGTGGCAAACCCTACTTGCCTGGTGCCCCACTGCACTTCAATGTCAGCCACTCGGGTGCGTGGGCGGTGGTTGCAATCAGTAGATACCAGGTGGGGGTAGATATTGAACAGATTCGCCCGTTTCCGGAAGCTTCCACAACGGTAGAGCGTTTTTTTGGCACGGTCGATGCGGCACGCTACCGAACGATTGCGGAACCAGATCAACAGAATGCTTTTTTTGAAGCCTGGACCCGCAAGGAAGCAGTGCTGAAAGCACTCGGCCGTGGGATTATGTCGCTGGAACATTGCTCGGTGAGTTTCGGGCCTGGAACCACTCCGCAGGTGCTGGGGATCGATGGCGAAGAAATCCCATGTGATTTGTGGCGGCTGTTCGCCTGGCAGCCCCACCCTGAATACCAGGGTGCGGTGGCCTGGATTGAAAATCCCGCCCAGCGATAA
- a CDS encoding PEP/pyruvate-binding domain-containing protein, whose translation MSELVRHFAEITAEDLPHVGGKGLSLGLLAQAGLPVPTGFVVTTKAYRTASEGTVSVALRAEILSAYHKLPHTVVAVRSSAIAEDGAESSFAGLQETVLDVRTPDGLIKAIEQCWESLHSTRATAYRSRTDSQEAPAMAVVVQVMVDATVAGVMFTRDPLDESGQLVRIEAAWGVGEAVVSGLVTPDRLQADRETGTIHTQEIAHKYTQIKNKRQIPVSTELQAIPCLNEDQVRQLVLLAKRVEDYYGSPRDTEWAFDTNQLWLLQARPITAVTAADRQQARSKQLEELQQLVPPAGTVWVKRTLIEVLSFPTPMTWSLVSGRLMAADGGVGAMYQDFGFPPNTALAGLSAYDLIGGQPYLNLTREPLLEGPTPTSGYPIRELLANPEQALQARRTTQGYLKWWRIPSALLGGIRQLSMFNRLAATFPKHYQHISGVFRQQVQLAATEDLAALPLPTLQKRLQFWVQATLVQFARDSLKPTVVADFLRECLKTMLEKAFPGQTETIIGRWVGTQTDTEQITLGQGLKLLAENRLTQAEFLAQFGHRGPKEMEISTPRWQEAPSTLNDFPVFRSVSSPESADEEADFLQIAQQAQWNSPLQKKAKLYRDQLRQMYLLREVAKNDLLLGYAEIRRMLEQIARTTGLFSDLYYYTIEEVITRDDLVGHHPAIKERKRLWKAAQTLEVPTVLGSNQLELIGQPMPMPANSKELVGFPLSAGTAEGPALVLEKPISVANVPDGYILVCPSTDPAWVPLFLAAAGLVMESGGALSHGAIVAREFGLPAAGGFPQLLRTIRTGQRLRVDGSRGRVILLD comes from the coding sequence ATGTCCGAACTGGTGCGTCATTTTGCCGAAATTACCGCAGAAGATCTCCCCCACGTGGGTGGGAAGGGGCTGAGCCTGGGTCTGCTCGCACAGGCGGGCTTACCTGTACCGACAGGCTTTGTGGTTACTACCAAGGCGTATCGCACAGCATCGGAAGGCACCGTGTCTGTCGCTCTGCGGGCAGAAATTCTAAGCGCCTACCACAAACTACCCCACACGGTGGTGGCAGTGCGAAGTTCTGCCATTGCGGAAGATGGTGCGGAAAGCAGCTTCGCTGGCTTGCAGGAAACCGTGCTGGATGTCCGCACGCCAGATGGATTAATTAAAGCCATCGAACAATGCTGGGAGTCGCTCCACAGTACACGGGCAACCGCCTATCGAAGTCGGACAGATTCCCAGGAAGCCCCCGCCATGGCCGTAGTGGTCCAGGTCATGGTGGATGCCACCGTCGCAGGCGTGATGTTCACGCGGGACCCACTTGATGAAAGTGGGCAATTAGTGCGGATCGAGGCAGCCTGGGGAGTGGGTGAAGCGGTGGTTTCCGGTCTGGTGACACCCGATCGACTCCAGGCAGACCGGGAAACCGGCACGATCCACACCCAGGAAATTGCACATAAGTACACACAGATCAAGAATAAACGTCAAATTCCGGTATCCACGGAACTTCAGGCGATTCCCTGTTTGAATGAGGATCAGGTGCGTCAGTTGGTGCTGCTTGCAAAGCGGGTGGAAGACTATTACGGTTCCCCACGGGATACTGAGTGGGCATTCGACACCAACCAGCTATGGTTGCTCCAGGCCAGGCCGATTACAGCGGTCACGGCAGCAGACCGTCAGCAGGCTCGCAGCAAGCAGCTCGAGGAATTACAGCAACTCGTTCCACCTGCGGGAACCGTGTGGGTAAAACGCACCCTGATTGAAGTGCTTTCCTTCCCCACGCCGATGACCTGGTCGCTGGTGAGTGGCAGATTAATGGCTGCCGACGGTGGGGTGGGTGCAATGTACCAGGATTTTGGTTTTCCGCCGAATACTGCCTTAGCTGGGTTGTCTGCCTACGATCTGATTGGCGGGCAGCCGTACCTGAATCTGACCCGCGAGCCGCTGCTGGAAGGCCCCACTCCCACCAGTGGCTATCCCATCAGGGAATTGCTCGCGAATCCTGAACAGGCACTGCAGGCAAGACGCACCACCCAGGGTTACTTGAAGTGGTGGCGAATTCCCAGTGCATTATTAGGTGGAATTCGCCAACTTTCCATGTTCAATCGGCTGGCAGCCACCTTCCCAAAACATTACCAGCATATTTCCGGTGTCTTTCGCCAGCAGGTCCAACTGGCAGCAACCGAAGATCTGGCAGCACTCCCCCTGCCCACGTTGCAGAAAAGACTGCAATTCTGGGTGCAGGCCACGTTGGTGCAGTTTGCCCGCGACAGCCTCAAGCCCACGGTAGTGGCAGATTTTCTTCGAGAATGCCTGAAAACGATGCTCGAAAAGGCATTTCCAGGCCAAACGGAAACCATCATTGGCCGATGGGTGGGAACGCAGACCGACACGGAACAGATAACGTTAGGGCAAGGATTGAAGTTACTGGCAGAGAACCGATTGACTCAGGCAGAGTTTTTGGCACAGTTTGGCCATCGTGGCCCCAAAGAAATGGAAATTTCTACCCCACGGTGGCAGGAAGCTCCCAGTACTCTGAACGATTTCCCCGTTTTCCGAAGCGTGTCTTCGCCAGAAAGTGCTGATGAAGAAGCCGATTTCTTGCAGATCGCCCAGCAGGCCCAATGGAACAGTCCTTTACAAAAAAAAGCGAAACTCTATCGGGATCAACTGCGCCAGATGTATCTGCTGCGGGAGGTGGCGAAAAATGATCTCCTGCTGGGCTATGCTGAAATCCGCCGCATGCTGGAACAGATTGCCCGCACGACCGGCCTGTTCAGTGACTTGTACTACTACACCATCGAAGAAGTGATCACCAGGGATGATCTGGTGGGTCATCATCCTGCCATCAAGGAAAGAAAACGATTATGGAAAGCAGCCCAAACGCTGGAAGTGCCCACGGTGCTGGGGAGTAACCAACTGGAACTGATTGGCCAGCCGATGCCAATGCCTGCGAACAGTAAAGAATTGGTGGGATTTCCATTATCCGCAGGCACCGCAGAAGGGCCGGCGTTAGTGCTGGAGAAACCGATTTCTGTGGCGAATGTTCCCGATGGCTATATTCTGGTCTGTCCCAGCACCGACCCGGCGTGGGTGCCACTATTTCTGGCTGCGGCAGGATTAGTCATGGAATCGGGTGGGGCGTTATCCCACGGTGCGATCGTGGCCAGGGAATTTGGCCTCCCTGCGGCTGGTGGCTTTCCCCAATTGCTGCGAACGATCCGCACCGGCCAGCGACTGCGGGTGGATGGAAGCCGTGGTCGGGTGATTCTGCTGGATTAA